In a genomic window of Micromonospora cremea:
- the murA gene encoding UDP-N-acetylglucosamine 1-carboxyvinyltransferase, which produces MTDDVLVVHGGTPLEGRIRVRGAKNLVSKAMVAALLGDSPSRLFDVPKIRDVEVVRGLLGLHGVKVTDGTEDGELVFDPANVESASTDQINVHAGSSRIPILFCGPLLHRLGHAFIPDLGGCHIGPRPIDFHLQALREFGATVDKRPEGLHLSAPNGLHGTKFALPYPSVGATEQVLLTAVMAEGVTELRNAAVEPEIIDLICILQKMGAIIKVHTDRVIEIQGVPKLHGYTHRPIPDRIEAASWAAAALATRGHVEVLGAQQADMMTFLNIFRSVGGEYEVTDARPPKLGDPGQEGGIRFWHPGGELNAVALETDVHPGFMTDWQQPLVVALTQARGLSIVHETVYEQRLGYTEALNSMGANIQVYRDCLGGTPCRFGRRNFKHSAVIAGPSKLHAADLVIPDLRAGFSHLIAALAAEGTSRVYGVDLINRGYEDFEAKLADLGAHAERP; this is translated from the coding sequence TTGACCGACGACGTCCTGGTCGTGCACGGAGGCACTCCGCTTGAAGGGCGGATCCGCGTGCGCGGCGCGAAGAACCTGGTTTCGAAGGCGATGGTCGCCGCGCTGCTCGGCGACAGCCCCAGCCGGCTGTTCGACGTGCCGAAGATCCGCGACGTCGAGGTGGTCCGGGGTCTGCTCGGTCTGCACGGCGTCAAGGTCACCGACGGCACCGAGGACGGCGAGCTCGTCTTCGACCCGGCCAACGTGGAGAGCGCCAGCACCGACCAGATCAACGTGCACGCCGGCTCCAGCCGGATCCCGATCCTGTTCTGCGGCCCGCTGCTGCACCGGCTCGGGCACGCGTTCATCCCGGACCTGGGCGGCTGCCACATCGGCCCGCGCCCGATCGACTTCCACCTTCAGGCGCTGCGCGAGTTCGGTGCCACGGTCGACAAGCGGCCCGAGGGCCTGCATCTGTCCGCGCCGAACGGCCTGCACGGGACCAAGTTCGCCCTGCCGTACCCGAGCGTCGGCGCCACTGAGCAGGTGCTGCTGACCGCGGTGATGGCCGAGGGTGTCACCGAACTGCGCAACGCCGCGGTGGAGCCGGAGATCATCGACCTGATCTGCATCCTGCAGAAGATGGGCGCGATCATCAAGGTGCACACCGACCGGGTGATCGAGATCCAGGGCGTACCGAAGCTGCACGGCTACACCCACCGGCCGATCCCGGACCGGATCGAGGCGGCGAGCTGGGCCGCGGCCGCGCTGGCCACCCGCGGTCACGTCGAGGTGCTCGGCGCGCAGCAGGCCGACATGATGACCTTCCTGAACATCTTCCGCTCGGTCGGCGGCGAGTACGAGGTCACCGACGCCCGGCCGCCGAAGCTGGGCGACCCGGGTCAGGAGGGTGGCATCCGGTTCTGGCACCCGGGCGGCGAGCTGAACGCCGTGGCGCTGGAGACCGACGTGCACCCGGGCTTCATGACCGACTGGCAGCAGCCGCTGGTCGTGGCGCTCACCCAGGCCCGCGGGCTGTCGATCGTCCACGAGACGGTCTACGAGCAGCGGCTGGGCTACACGGAGGCGCTGAACTCGATGGGCGCCAACATCCAGGTCTACCGGGACTGCCTCGGCGGCACGCCGTGCCGCTTCGGCCGGCGCAACTTCAAGCACTCGGCGGTGATCGCCGGGCCGAGCAAGCTGCACGCCGCCGACCTGGTCATCCCGGACCTGCGGGCCGGTTTCAGCCACCTGATCGCGGCGCTCGCGGCCGAGGGTACCTCGCGGGTGTACGGCGTCGACCTGATCAACCGGGGCTACGAGGACTTCGAGGCGAAGCTCGCCGACCTGGGCGCGCACGCCGAGCGTCCGTAA
- a CDS encoding DUF3043 domain-containing protein — protein sequence MPSLFRRKSTDLVDEAVSSVTPEETAERPRGYTPAKGRETPKRPTAGRRPAGPTRPLTKEEERERRRQLRAEAASEFRREGGPRDRGPERLLARNVVDSRRTVGTWFFGGALIVLIGSNAAMPPVVRLISNVLWGALALGVVVDSVLICRKISKLVRQRFPKTDQRMGSLYLYAIMRSITFRRMRAPAPQVKLGDKV from the coding sequence GTGCCGTCGCTCTTTCGCCGCAAGTCCACCGACCTCGTCGACGAGGCCGTCTCCTCGGTGACGCCCGAGGAGACCGCCGAGCGGCCCCGGGGCTACACCCCGGCCAAGGGTCGGGAGACGCCCAAGCGGCCGACCGCCGGCCGCCGCCCGGCCGGCCCCACCCGCCCCCTCACGAAGGAGGAGGAGCGGGAGCGCCGCCGCCAGTTGCGCGCCGAGGCCGCGTCGGAGTTCCGCCGTGAGGGCGGCCCGCGCGACCGCGGCCCGGAGCGGCTGCTGGCCCGTAACGTGGTCGACTCCCGGCGTACCGTCGGCACCTGGTTCTTCGGCGGCGCGCTGATCGTGCTGATCGGGTCGAACGCGGCGATGCCGCCGGTGGTCCGGCTGATCTCCAACGTGCTCTGGGGCGCGCTGGCACTCGGTGTGGTCGTCGACTCGGTGTTGATCTGTCGCAAGATCAGCAAGCTCGTCCGGCAGCGCTTCCCGAAGACCGACCAGCGGATGGGCTCGCTCTACCTGTACGCGATCATGCGGTCGATCACCTTCCGGCGGATGCGCGCCCCGGCTCCGCAGGTCAAGCTCGGCGACAAGGTCTGA
- a CDS encoding helix-turn-helix domain-containing protein — protein MSPEPAAPLGTIAAALRRERDRVGISLTELARRAGVAKSTLSQLESGTGNPSVETLWALGVALGVPLSRLVEPADDSVRVIRAGDGPQVRSEQADAAGTLLSAGPAHLRRDIYLIELEPGAIRAADGHTPRSVEHVVVAAGRLRVGPESGPVELGPGDYATFPGDAPHRYEALAPGTLAVLIMEHP, from the coding sequence ATGTCTCCCGAACCGGCCGCCCCGCTCGGCACCATCGCCGCCGCCCTGCGCCGCGAGCGGGACCGGGTCGGCATCTCGCTGACCGAGCTCGCCCGGCGGGCGGGCGTCGCCAAGTCCACCCTCTCCCAGCTGGAGTCGGGGACCGGCAACCCGAGCGTGGAGACGCTGTGGGCGCTCGGCGTGGCGCTCGGCGTGCCGCTCAGCCGGCTGGTGGAGCCCGCCGACGACTCCGTGCGGGTCATCCGCGCCGGGGACGGGCCCCAGGTCCGCTCCGAGCAGGCCGACGCCGCCGGGACGCTGCTCAGCGCCGGGCCGGCGCACCTGCGTCGGGACATCTACCTGATCGAGCTGGAGCCGGGCGCGATCCGGGCCGCGGACGGGCACACTCCCCGCAGCGTCGAGCACGTGGTGGTCGCCGCCGGACGGCTGCGGGTGGGCCCCGAGTCCGGCCCGGTCGAGCTGGGCCCCGGCGACTACGCGACGTTCCCCGGCGACGCCCCGCACCGCTACGAGGCGCTGGCCCCCGGCACTCTCGCCGTCCTCATCATGGAACACCCCTGA
- a CDS encoding WG repeat-containing protein — protein MNGRYTDRWRDPNEPSWVVEPTTEWHPQFPGQRYPGDIGMSHQPPPPPRGRAAVAGRAEVPPLAPTRPDGTYLGRSWADEEPAETAPYGRSWADEEPPGTPTHGGSRGGERPVEASAYGRPDGAESRHYDHEPYRRPLPEPTRRDDRRSPESDRRTAWSDRRPNDDRAPAREAAWHRDQPAERHDGRRLRHDPADRERGYPTAPPVSPAPRAEPGWVPEPDEPPRRRGTQERPAAGYDRHPGDGYPARPSRGHEGRPADGWAAGGAGQWAPVEGRSRYPADGYPDRAADDTRRPDRTADARRAERAADDGRHPERFVDDARPAARARADAGAPPERRYRLDEAVGAPQTPDGGRRHRPEPELPGQPRRDDERRRPADPHRQQPREAAARAEAYPDRRPREETRPETYREETYRDRRPREETQPETYREERPQPDHRPDGTLPWPPPGPVRPHRTEPGHQGDAHRTADPHRTVSEPGVPSRPATRPERPPVAPSRYDERPARPAAAAPPAPATSGRATPVPPTPVSPAGPDAGRPAPVPPVSPERPVPPASVSPAAPGRDRPISAAPASPAPADHERRPADHVPPRRPDQNRPVSAAPVSPAADVPVSGPPAARLRLEFLPAPVDPPLADEHPDPPVSPAPRTPADPTPSEQPAPTADARPPLAPPPAWQASDPPVPTATAPTPTTPTATAATPTADAEPALPLAPGMPRRYVPPPPSEPPVAPAPEPVEAPVTRGPAAWFSPAQEPESDQDEPETDRRPAEATDDRSAAGGPAGSSAPTGAESDPLTPAAESAADGWTTDPHPDSTVEPGGVAPAPQVRPVSAPPARPISAPPAEPVSAPPAEPVSGDRDPWADDLVTDPDPAVGSTSIDALGPVSAPPAYPVSAPPAYPVSAPPAYPVSAPPAYPVSAPPAYPVSAPPAYPVSAPPAYPASGASRRWADDLLDEAQPLVEPAPAQAHPPVSVAPETGGTPHQRTDPAPAETDPDVSGSPDAPAYDEPDDWTDEGVAEPEPLDRPTSAPPAYIGAYQPVPAPLDRPFSAPPAGDSDPSERDPVDDARSAPDAPPADAPAGRSPGEPMAGSQTDDVSAAGALSARSAPSDHDPEEPVPAEPTRPDSAATVSAAPVSAPPAAPVSAPPTSTAPVSAPPVFTAPVSAPPTTAPPVSAAPVSAPPVPVAPVSAPPVSAPPVSAPPVSVAPVSAPPVSAPPISAPPVSAPPAAAVPGPWSGSPEASVPVSAPPGAAPPATRRPLAEQGDPEQVLAAYRWRLDPVTLREDLTEPDEMRAIRRRLTEKLGSAADNRARARLLSLRAVASRILGELDDALADGRLALTYAEATGELRRTALAQARLAHVLRWRGDFAEADQLFAKANSVELPDRLRAALHEHAGRSCYDQGRLMEACHHFEQALDLRGAGDAELLDRIRVALDAVATRAAADGFGPYPRGRDEVLDRDRPPMPGRDGPLWGYTDPKGDLVIPARYAEAQPFHDGLAWVRRPDTDRWSLINLLGTTVIPPSYRAARPFSDGLAWVVTDGGWAAIDATGEVQVRPNFAEMRPFRRGVAAVRREGWGAVDRTGRIVLPTRYHGFATELADGQQVDGFTDEGLAVVDVGGRRGVVDRGGTVLVPPAHPMLVIHPVAFLIGSGTGRWGALDRRGEPLIDAVHRDRAAVLAEIDRLLIDANPVL, from the coding sequence ATGAACGGCCGCTACACCGACCGGTGGCGGGACCCGAACGAACCGTCCTGGGTGGTCGAACCAACCACCGAGTGGCATCCTCAGTTCCCCGGCCAGCGCTATCCCGGCGACATCGGCATGTCCCACCAGCCGCCTCCGCCGCCGCGCGGCCGGGCGGCCGTCGCCGGCCGCGCCGAGGTGCCTCCGCTCGCGCCCACCCGCCCGGACGGCACCTACCTCGGCCGGTCCTGGGCAGACGAGGAGCCGGCCGAGACGGCTCCGTACGGCCGGTCCTGGGCCGACGAGGAGCCGCCCGGAACGCCGACCCACGGCGGGTCACGGGGCGGCGAACGCCCCGTCGAGGCGTCCGCCTACGGCCGGCCGGACGGTGCCGAATCCCGCCACTACGACCATGAGCCGTACCGCCGACCGCTGCCCGAGCCGACCCGGCGGGACGACCGCCGTTCCCCCGAATCAGACCGGCGGACCGCCTGGTCCGACCGGCGCCCGAACGACGACCGGGCACCGGCCCGGGAGGCTGCCTGGCACCGGGACCAGCCCGCCGAGCGGCACGACGGCCGCCGACTCCGGCACGATCCGGCCGACCGGGAGCGGGGGTACCCGACCGCGCCACCGGTGTCCCCCGCGCCCCGGGCCGAGCCCGGCTGGGTGCCGGAGCCGGACGAGCCGCCGCGCCGGCGTGGCACGCAGGAGCGCCCGGCCGCCGGATACGACCGGCACCCCGGTGACGGGTACCCTGCCCGGCCCAGCCGGGGCCACGAGGGCCGCCCGGCCGACGGCTGGGCCGCCGGCGGGGCCGGCCAGTGGGCCCCCGTGGAGGGCCGCTCGCGGTACCCCGCCGACGGGTACCCCGATCGCGCCGCCGACGACACCCGCCGTCCAGACCGGACGGCCGACGCACGGCGCGCTGAGCGGGCCGCCGACGACGGCCGCCACCCTGAAAGGTTCGTCGACGACGCGCGCCCGGCGGCGCGGGCCCGTGCGGACGCCGGTGCGCCTCCGGAGCGGCGGTACCGCCTGGACGAGGCAGTCGGCGCACCGCAGACACCGGACGGTGGACGACGGCACCGGCCCGAACCGGAGCTGCCGGGACAGCCGCGCCGGGATGACGAGCGGCGCCGGCCAGCCGACCCGCACAGGCAGCAGCCCCGCGAGGCGGCGGCCCGCGCCGAGGCGTACCCGGACCGGCGCCCCCGCGAGGAGACCCGGCCGGAGACGTACCGCGAGGAGACGTACCGCGACCGGCGCCCCCGCGAGGAGACCCAGCCGGAGACGTACCGCGAGGAGCGGCCGCAGCCCGACCACCGCCCGGACGGCACCCTGCCCTGGCCACCGCCGGGTCCGGTGCGTCCGCACCGCACGGAGCCGGGCCACCAGGGCGATGCGCACCGCACCGCCGACCCGCACCGCACCGTCTCCGAGCCGGGCGTCCCGTCGCGGCCGGCCACCCGGCCCGAGAGGCCGCCCGTCGCGCCGTCCCGGTACGACGAACGACCGGCGCGTCCCGCCGCGGCGGCTCCGCCGGCACCGGCCACCTCCGGCCGGGCGACCCCGGTCCCGCCGACACCCGTCTCCCCGGCCGGGCCGGACGCCGGCCGCCCAGCCCCGGTCCCGCCCGTCTCCCCGGAGCGACCGGTGCCACCGGCATCCGTCTCCCCCGCCGCGCCCGGCCGGGACCGGCCGATCTCGGCCGCCCCGGCCTCCCCCGCGCCAGCGGACCACGAGCGCCGACCGGCCGACCACGTCCCGCCGCGCCGCCCGGATCAGAACCGGCCGGTGTCGGCGGCCCCGGTCTCCCCGGCGGCGGACGTACCCGTCTCGGGTCCACCGGCTGCCCGGCTCCGGCTGGAGTTCCTGCCCGCGCCGGTGGACCCGCCGCTGGCCGACGAGCACCCGGACCCGCCGGTGTCACCCGCACCCCGGACGCCGGCCGATCCGACACCGTCGGAGCAGCCTGCCCCGACAGCGGACGCGCGACCGCCGCTCGCGCCGCCGCCCGCCTGGCAGGCCTCGGATCCCCCGGTCCCGACAGCCACGGCTCCAACACCCACGACCCCGACAGCCACGGCCGCGACACCCACGGCGGACGCCGAGCCGGCGCTCCCGCTGGCACCCGGCATGCCGCGCCGCTACGTCCCCCCGCCGCCGTCGGAGCCGCCGGTGGCGCCCGCCCCGGAGCCGGTCGAGGCTCCGGTCACCCGGGGGCCGGCCGCCTGGTTCAGCCCCGCCCAGGAGCCGGAGTCCGACCAGGACGAACCGGAGACGGACCGCCGGCCAGCCGAGGCGACCGACGACCGGTCGGCGGCCGGTGGCCCGGCCGGCTCCTCCGCGCCCACCGGAGCGGAGTCCGACCCGTTGACGCCCGCTGCCGAGTCGGCCGCCGACGGCTGGACGACCGACCCGCACCCGGACTCCACGGTCGAGCCGGGCGGCGTGGCACCGGCACCCCAGGTCCGGCCGGTCTCCGCACCGCCCGCGCGACCGATCTCGGCACCACCGGCCGAACCGGTCTCCGCACCGCCAGCCGAACCGGTCTCCGGCGATCGCGACCCCTGGGCCGACGACCTGGTCACCGATCCTGACCCCGCAGTCGGGTCGACATCGATTGACGCCCTCGGACCCGTGTCCGCACCGCCGGCTTATCCGGTGTCCGCACCGCCGGCTTATCCGGTGTCCGCACCGCCGGCCTATCCGGTGTCCGCACCGCCGGCCTATCCGGTGTCCGCACCGCCGGCCTATCCGGTGTCCGCACCGCCGGCCTATCCGGTCTCCGCACCGCCGGCCTATCCGGCGTCCGGTGCCTCCCGCAGGTGGGCGGACGATCTGCTCGACGAGGCACAGCCCCTCGTCGAGCCGGCACCGGCGCAGGCCCACCCGCCGGTCTCCGTCGCGCCGGAGACCGGCGGAACACCGCACCAGCGCACCGATCCGGCGCCCGCCGAGACCGACCCCGACGTCTCCGGATCCCCTGACGCGCCGGCCTACGACGAACCCGACGACTGGACGGACGAGGGCGTCGCCGAGCCGGAGCCGCTGGACCGGCCGACATCGGCACCACCCGCATACATCGGCGCTTACCAGCCGGTACCGGCACCGCTGGACCGGCCGTTCTCCGCACCGCCCGCAGGAGACAGTGACCCGTCCGAGCGCGACCCGGTGGACGACGCGCGCTCGGCGCCGGACGCGCCGCCGGCGGACGCGCCGGCCGGTCGGAGCCCCGGCGAACCGATGGCCGGCTCGCAGACCGACGACGTGTCCGCCGCCGGTGCGTTGTCGGCCCGGTCTGCGCCGTCCGACCACGACCCGGAAGAGCCCGTCCCGGCGGAGCCCACACGGCCGGACTCGGCTGCGACCGTCTCGGCCGCGCCCGTGTCAGCCCCGCCCGCAGCACCGGTGTCCGCGCCACCGACCTCCACGGCGCCCGTGTCCGCGCCGCCCGTCTTCACGGCGCCCGTGTCCGCGCCACCGACCACCGCGCCACCGGTCTCCGCGGCACCGGTCTCCGCGCCGCCAGTCCCGGTGGCGCCCGTCTCCGCGCCGCCAGTCTCCGCGCCACCGGTCTCCGCGCCGCCAGTCTCGGTGGCGCCCGTCTCCGCGCCACCCGTCTCCGCACCGCCGATCTCCGCGCCGCCGGTCTCCGCGCCGCCGGCCGCAGCCGTTCCCGGGCCGTGGAGCGGCTCACCGGAGGCAAGCGTGCCGGTGTCCGCGCCACCCGGCGCGGCGCCGCCGGCGACCCGCCGGCCGCTGGCCGAGCAGGGCGACCCGGAGCAGGTTCTTGCGGCGTACCGGTGGCGGCTGGACCCGGTCACCCTGCGCGAGGACCTGACCGAACCGGACGAGATGCGGGCGATCCGGCGGCGGCTGACCGAGAAGTTGGGCTCTGCCGCCGACAACCGGGCTCGGGCCCGCCTGCTCAGCCTGCGGGCGGTGGCCTCCCGGATCCTGGGCGAACTGGACGACGCGCTGGCCGACGGCCGGCTCGCCCTCACCTACGCCGAGGCCACCGGCGAGCTGCGCCGGACGGCGCTGGCCCAGGCACGGCTGGCCCACGTGCTGCGCTGGCGCGGCGACTTCGCCGAGGCCGACCAACTCTTCGCCAAAGCGAACTCGGTCGAACTGCCCGACCGGCTGCGGGCCGCCCTACATGAGCACGCCGGGCGGTCCTGCTATGACCAGGGCCGGCTGATGGAAGCCTGCCACCACTTCGAGCAGGCCCTCGACCTGCGCGGCGCCGGCGACGCCGAACTCCTGGACCGGATCCGGGTGGCCCTCGACGCGGTCGCCACCCGGGCCGCGGCTGACGGCTTCGGGCCGTACCCCCGGGGTCGGGACGAGGTGCTCGACCGCGACCGACCCCCGATGCCGGGCCGGGACGGACCGCTGTGGGGGTACACCGATCCGAAGGGTGACCTGGTCATCCCCGCCCGCTACGCCGAGGCGCAGCCGTTCCACGACGGATTGGCCTGGGTCCGCCGGCCGGACACCGACCGGTGGTCGCTGATCAACCTGCTCGGTACGACGGTGATCCCGCCGTCGTACCGCGCGGCGCGCCCGTTCAGCGACGGCCTGGCCTGGGTGGTCACGGACGGCGGCTGGGCGGCGATCGACGCGACCGGCGAGGTGCAGGTCCGGCCCAACTTCGCCGAGATGCGCCCGTTCCGCCGCGGGGTGGCCGCGGTCAGGCGCGAGGGTTGGGGGGCGGTCGACCGGACCGGTCGGATCGTGCTGCCTACCCGCTACCACGGCTTCGCCACCGAACTGGCCGACGGCCAGCAGGTCGACGGGTTCACCGACGAGGGCCTCGCCGTGGTCGACGTGGGCGGCCGGCGTGGCGTGGTGGACCGCGGCGGCACGGTGCTGGTGCCGCCAGCGCACCCGATGCTGGTCATCCACCCGGTGGCGTTCCTGATCGGCAGCGGCACCGGACGCTGGGGTGCCCTGGACCGGCGCGGCGAGCCGCTCATCGATGCCGTGCACCGCGACCGGGCCGCGGTGCTGGCGGAGATCGACCGGCTACTCATCGACGCCAACCCGGTGCTCTGA
- a CDS encoding aldo/keto reductase family protein — protein sequence MEFRHLGRSGLLVSEISYGNWITHGSQVEEDAAFACVRAALDAGITTFDTADVYAGTRAEDVLGRALQNERREGLEIFTKVYWPTGPGRNDRGLSRKHIMESINGSLRRLRTDYVDLYQAHRYDHSTPLEETMEAFADVVHSGKAHYIGVSEWTAAQLRAAHPLARELHIPLVSNQPQYSMLWRVIETEVVPASEELGIGQIVWSPMAQGVLSGKYLPGQPPPAGSRATDEKSGAGFISRFMTDEVLTRVQQLKPLAEQAGLSMAQLAVAWVLQNPNVSSAIIGASRPEQVHDNVKAAGVKLDAELLKAIDEIVEPVTERDPAKTESPAQRP from the coding sequence ATGGAATTCCGACACCTGGGCCGTTCCGGCCTGTTGGTCAGCGAGATCTCGTACGGCAACTGGATCACCCACGGTTCGCAGGTCGAGGAGGACGCCGCGTTCGCCTGCGTCCGGGCCGCCCTCGACGCGGGGATCACCACCTTCGACACCGCCGACGTGTACGCCGGCACCCGGGCCGAGGACGTGCTCGGTCGGGCGCTGCAGAACGAGCGCCGCGAGGGCCTGGAGATCTTCACCAAGGTCTACTGGCCGACCGGTCCCGGCCGCAACGACCGCGGCCTGTCCCGCAAGCACATCATGGAGTCGATCAACGGCTCGCTGCGCCGGTTGCGCACCGATTACGTGGACCTCTACCAGGCCCACCGGTACGACCACAGCACGCCGCTCGAGGAGACGATGGAGGCGTTCGCCGACGTCGTGCACTCCGGCAAGGCGCACTACATCGGCGTCTCCGAGTGGACCGCGGCGCAGCTGCGGGCCGCCCACCCGCTCGCCCGGGAGCTGCACATTCCGCTGGTCTCCAACCAGCCGCAGTACTCGATGCTCTGGCGGGTCATCGAGACCGAGGTCGTGCCGGCCAGCGAGGAGCTGGGCATCGGCCAGATCGTCTGGTCGCCGATGGCGCAGGGTGTGCTCTCCGGCAAGTACCTGCCGGGGCAGCCGCCGCCGGCCGGTTCCCGCGCCACCGACGAGAAGTCCGGTGCGGGCTTCATCTCCCGGTTCATGACCGACGAGGTGCTGACCCGGGTTCAGCAGCTCAAGCCGCTGGCCGAGCAGGCCGGGCTGAGCATGGCCCAGCTCGCGGTGGCCTGGGTGTTGCAGAACCCGAACGTGTCGTCCGCGATCATCGGCGCGTCCCGTCCCGAGCAGGTGCACGACAACGTCAAGGCGGCCGGGGTGAAGCTCGACGCCGAGCTGCTCAAGGCGATCGACGAGATCGTCGAGCCGGTCACCGAGCGGGACCCGGCCAAGACCGAGTCCCCCGCACAGCGCCCGTAA
- a CDS encoding site-2 protease family protein — translation MGYDRPGGERLVLGVPRAAFRPSPVFLGLVALFAVSGVLAWNGYGSVRFDVFLFVVSGWLVSLCLHEYAHAVVAFRAGDRDIAHRGYLTLNPLKYTHPLLSIVLPVVVVLLGGIGLPGGAVWVDRHAIPGRLRHTLVSLAGPATNVLFTLVLVAALRIGIQAGGPVEFWAGVALLAFLQLTASVLNLLPVPGLDGGNMIQPWLNPQWRRMYDLFAPYGFLLLFALLWNPRIGGWFFDVVFAIGDLLGLPSWLYAAGLDLIRFWQS, via the coding sequence ATGGGCTACGACCGGCCGGGCGGCGAGCGGCTGGTGCTCGGCGTGCCCAGGGCGGCGTTCCGGCCCAGCCCGGTCTTCCTCGGCCTGGTCGCCCTCTTCGCGGTCAGCGGGGTGCTGGCCTGGAACGGGTACGGCAGCGTCCGGTTCGACGTGTTCCTCTTCGTGGTCTCCGGGTGGCTGGTCTCGCTCTGCCTGCACGAGTACGCGCACGCGGTGGTGGCCTTCCGGGCCGGCGACCGGGACATCGCCCACCGCGGCTACCTGACGCTCAACCCGTTGAAGTACACCCACCCGCTGCTGTCGATCGTGCTGCCGGTGGTGGTGGTGCTGCTGGGCGGCATCGGCCTGCCCGGCGGCGCCGTGTGGGTGGACCGGCACGCCATCCCGGGCCGGTTGCGGCACACCCTGGTCAGCCTCGCCGGCCCGGCCACCAACGTGCTGTTCACGCTGGTGCTGGTGGCGGCGTTGCGGATCGGCATCCAGGCGGGCGGCCCGGTGGAGTTCTGGGCCGGAGTCGCGCTGCTGGCCTTCCTTCAGCTCACCGCGAGCGTGCTGAACCTGCTACCGGTCCCCGGCCTCGACGGCGGCAACATGATCCAGCCGTGGCTCAACCCGCAGTGGCGCCGAATGTACGACCTGTTCGCCCCGTACGGCTTCCTGCTGCTCTTCGCGCTGCTGTGGAACCCGCGCATCGGCGGCTGGTTCTTCGACGTCGTCTTCGCGATCGGGGACCTGCTCGGCCTGCCCTCGTGGCTCTACGCCGCCGGCCTAGACCTGATCCGCTTCTGGCAGTCCTAA